Below is a genomic region from Candidatus Micrarchaeum acidiphilum ARMAN-2.
ACGACAAGGTTGCGGGGAGCACTCCTGAAATAGGGGTTTATACCGAGGAGCCGGATGTAATCGTGCTTGAGCTTCGACCTCCAAAGCCAGCCACGGATATACCAAAGATAAGAGGCAGCGCGCAGAGCGACGAAACAAAGAAGCTAAGGAAGCGCACGCTTCGCATACTTACTGATGAGAAGGCCGTAGACGCCATAAACGCATTTGTCAATTCCAAATTCGAATCTGACGTGATAGGGATTTGGCTTACTATAACGAGAGACATGGAGCTTAGAATCAGGGTAAAGGCACTCATGGCAGGGGTTGCCGAGCTCGGCGAACTCGCAACGCGCACCGATCCAGCCGATCACGCGCACGGCAATGGCGCATTAAGGAAATAGGGCTACTTTGCCTGTTTTCTGTACTTCTTTATAAGTTCCACGGCCTGGTCTATTGACCTTTTTACATCCGTCTCCGTCCTGGCGCCAGTACATATTATCTTGCCGTTTTTGAAGAGCAGAAGCGCCGATTTCGGATCGTGTATTTTGAGTATGGCTCCGGGAAACTGCTCTGGCTCATAGTCTATGTCGTAGGAAAGCTTCGCAAGACCGTAAAGGTCAAGTTCCACCTTGAGATCCGTACTGGCCACTATATTCTCTACCCTGTATGTGGGCTTGAGTACGACATCCTTTAAAGCCTGCTGATTGCTCTTAGCCATTGATACACCTAAATGTTTATATTAGATAAAGCATAAATATATTGTGCATGCAATATAAAAAGAATCGGGTCAAGCTCAAAATGCCCGGCATCTTTTATTGATAAAAACTGAGTGTTAGACATGACCAAGAAATCAAGCGGACTGCTTTCCGGTAGGACCAGGAACCTGGCCAGGCATCACATGCCTTCGGCTACAAGCATAAGGGACTACATAAAGGACTTCCAGATAGGCGAACGCGTAGCCATAGTCCCAAAGGGCAACTTCGGCAACATACCACACCCGCGCTACAAGGGCAAAATAGGCGAAGTGGTTGAGAGGAGAGGCAAGGCGTACGTGGTCCAAATAAAGGTCATGAACGCCACAAGAAAGCTAGTTGTGCCTGCAGTGCACCTGGAAAAAGCTCAGTAATAGTCTCTTTTTACATAGGGTTTTGTAAACATATAGAACCTTTCGTCTCCCCTGAGCTCCTGTATTATCCTGTCAGCTATTATCTTTGCGGGATTCTGGAGCAGCTGCACCCTGCCAACTATGTCATCGAAGCTTTCAAAACGCTTTTCGCTCCTGGCCTTGAGTATCGCAAGCATGTGCTTCTTGCCTATCCCTGGAAGAAGCTCAAGCGAATGTTCGCGTATGTTTAGCGGCCCGGCATTGTTGAACACGTCCACAAACCTCTTTTCATTGCCCTTTATTATGTTGAGCAGTATGTTTTCGAGGTTCCTTTTTGAGGTCTCAGTAAGGTCGTTGTACGATATCCTGCCCTTTATTACGGAAACCTTATCCCTCTCATCCTTGCCTATGTAGACGCGCTCTCCTATTGCGAGCTGCACAGATGGCTTTATCGTCGCTTCAAGAAGGGTAAAAAGTTCCTCTCCGATTATCTGCGCTATAGGTTCGGGCTGCGAAGAGAAGGACTTGCCAGTAGCCATGAAATCGAGTACAAATCCGTAGTCTTCTCTCCTATTCTCTCCCATCCCAAACACCAAAGTGCAGTCTTCCGCATCAAAACACTAATCCTTTATGCCCAATATCTCCTTTATCATTTTAAGCTTCTCGTCGTTTATCTGTGCGCTTTCAGACTCTATTATGTGGCCAAGAAGCTTGCTGTTCTTGGGCGCTATGTTGATTATGTTGACTACTGTCTGCTCGCTTATGCCTACCTCATCAAGCCGCTTCCGCAGCTTCTGCGCGGCAGCGCTGCCCTCCTTGAACTTTTCGGCGTGCTCTAGTGCGCGCTGCTGCTCGTAGGTTAGCGGGCGCTTGCCCTTCTTCCTTTCCTCAAGTATCTTGTAAACCTCATCGGTAGAAACGTAATTTTCTTTTTCTGCTTTCTTTCCTATCATGACTACCCCCAATCAAGCGCAATGGCGCAGTACTGCCTATGTTACTGATTTATTGCTAAAAACAAATATAAAGTTGTATGTTAATATTTAAATTAAACAACTAAAAATGTTTGTAAAGTTGGGCCCATGGATCCTAAAACTGCATATGAAGCCGTGCTTGCAGAGGTAAAGAAAAAGATATCCGGAAAGTCGGATGTGATAAAGCTCCTTTTTACCGCTATGGTGGCAAACGGTCACATACTACTAGAGGGCGTTCCTGGAGTCGCAAAGACCACCATGACGAAAGCCATAGCCGATGCAATACAGGCAAGCTTCGGCAGGATACAAGGTACGCCCGACCTGGAATTCAAGGACATAGTCGGATACATGTACATGGACGACAAGAACAACCTGCAGCTCAAAAAGGGTCCCATATTCACGAACATACTACTCATAGACGAGCTAAACAGGGCCCCTCCAAGGACCACCACTTCGCTGCTCGAGGCGCTTGAAGAGCGCCAGGTAACCCTGGGGGATTCATCCCTGCCGCTAGAAAAGCCTTTCATAGCCATGGCGACCCAGAACCCGCTCAACATAGAGGGGACCACTCCGCTGCCAAAGGTGCTCGCAGACAGGTTTTTGATGCGCGTGGCTGTAGAGTATCCGTCAATCGAGGAAGAGCAGGAGATGCTGCGCATAAAGGAGCGCGAATCAAGCACTGAGATAAAAAAGGTGCTTAGCACAAAGGACATACTTGACATGCAGGCAATGGTCGACGGCATAAAGACTCCGGAAGAGGTGATAAAATACATAACCCTGGTAGTGAATGCGACAAGGAAGGACCTGCATGTAGTGATGGGCGGCAGCCCGAGGGCTGAGATAAGCTTCATGCGCGCCGGAAAGGCGCTTGCACTGATAAACGGAAACAGCGAAGTCTCCATAGACGACATAAAGTTCCTGGCAAGGCCTGTGCTGAGCCACAGGATAGTGGTCAGGTCAACTGGCGGAGTAGGAGTCAATGGCATAATAGACGGGATAATTGCTTCGGTAAAGGTAGAATAGGTGTAAAAATGCGCATATCAGATATAGACATTATGGCAATCAAGTCCGGACCAAGGGCCAGGGGACAGTCTGCCTTGGAATACTTGACAACCTACGGTTGGGCCATACTGATAATAGCCATAGCGGTGGCCGCACTCGCTGCTCTTGGTCTATTTAGCCCGTCCACGTACGTGAACAGCTCGTGCATAGCCCCGTCGAATTTCAGCTGCCTGCTCACGCAGCTGGACACGCATGGAAACTTCAGCGTAAAGCTTGAGCAGTCGACTTCGGGCACCATAAACCTTACTGCCATAGGCTGCGACAACCAGCTTGTTTTCAACCACATGCTCAACGTGACTCCGAAGGATATGCCAAGCTCGGATAACTTCAGCCAGGTGCTCATAGGGCAAACCGTATATATAACCGGAAACCTATCAGAGCCCCTCAAATGCTGGTACAATAATACTGTGTTCGCTCAGCTTCCAAACACGCTTTACCACGGATACCTAATAATAAACTACACCAACGTGCAAACGGGCTTCCCCCACACTGTGGTCGCAACCCTAATAGAAAAAGTCTCATGATTTCGCCGGGCCTGGCTTCTCTTCGCCAATGTCGAACCTGCTCAGCGTCCTCTTGCGCCTGCTGACGAAGGGCCTGAACTCCCTGCCGTTGCCCGCGAAGAACTTTGAAAAGAATTCAACGTAGATCAACCTAGCGCCTTGTATCCCTGATTCGAATATCGCTATAACTATGTTGAACACCTGCCCGAAGACAAGTATGACTATGCCGAATATCGCTATTATTATCGATCCGGTTATGCTTTTCAGGAATATTTGGTCTATTACCTCGGCCAATATGACAGAAGCCAAGAGTATGCCGACAAGCCTAGTATAGGAGAGTATGTGGCTTATCAGTGACGGCAGCTCCATGAGCGCTTCGAATCCGTCAGTTTTGAGTATTGTAAGTATGCCTCCGACAAGAAGCACATATGATATCAGAGCTGCCGGATTGGAAAGCCCAAGAGGCTGTTTGTGCAGTATCTCGAGCCCGAATATGACGAAACCCCAAGCCGCAGCCAGCCATCCAATCTTGCCGTATGCTGCTTTCTTCTCGTTCACAGCAAACTTGTTTGCAAAGCCCAGAAGGAATCCGAACGAGACCATTGCAACGCCTATCCATCCGGATATTACGAGCAGCTTGGCCAGTCCTGTAACGACATTGAAAGGCGCCTTGTACCCAAGCTGAAAGCCGAAGTACTCGTTGAAAAGTATGCCAAGAAATATCGCTATAATGGATCCGGGTATTATGGCTCTGGCTATGACGTTCAGCCCGTTGTCGCTTATTATTGTGTGCACGAAAGAGCCTATCTTCTTCGGAAGCAGGCGCCTTTTCCCCGGGTGCTTGGTCCTGTATATTATGCCTAAGGCTAGCGCAAGCATGACTGCTCCGTATCCTGCGTCCCCGACCATGAAGCCGAAGAATATCGGGAACACAACTGCAAATATGAGCGTTGGGTCTATCTCGTCGCTTTTCGGCAGCGAGTAGAACCTTATGAAAAACTCGAACAGCTTTGCCGTAGCCGGGTTTTCCAGCCGGGTAGGCGGAAGTTCCTTTGTGGCAACTGTATCTATTACGAAGTGGTCCTTGGTTGCGGAATGCATGGCCTTCCTAAGCTTTGGCACCTGCTCTTCTGGCACCCATCCGTCTATTGCGATAACGGATTCGGTAGCGCCTATCCTGCTTACGGCGTCCAGCTCTTCGACCTCTATGTCGAACTGCTCCCTTATCGCGCTGACCATTGCATAGTGCTTTTCAGATATTGTGCGCAGTTCGACCTCGAACGCCTTCAGCCTGCTGCCTACAAGCTCTATGTCTTCTGCGGCACTTTTTTTAAGTCCTTCTGGCTTTCCCTCCAGCTTCGGCACAACTTCGATATGCATCTTTGGATACTGTTCTGCAAATTTGCCGAAGTCAGCTTCGTGCCGCCTTTCTATGCTTACGAGCATTGTCTTGCCGTACTGCGCAGAGATTGCGTCAGGCATCGCCTTCGCCAGACCCTCGGCAAATTCGCCAATTTTGCCGCCGCTTACCATGAACGATATCACATATTCGCTGCTAAGTATGCTCAGATCCTTTTCGAAACCGGACAGCCTGCTGGCGATTTCAGCCCTGTACTCAAGCTCCTTAAGCTCAGCCCTTGCGTCCTCTATGTCTTTTGAAAGCTGGTTTACCCTTTCGAATATCATTACAGAATCTGCCTTCTCAAAAAGATCATCAAGGCTGCGGAAAAGGTACTTCTTGCCGCGCTGCTCTGGTATCATCTGCGCCTCCAGTGCCCTGAACCTCTGTGCGTAGTCGCTTATCTCCTTATGCCTCTTCTGCTCAACGGCTCCGTCAAGATACTTCTGCGCGTATTCTGGCACTGTCTCTATCTGCATAGCTCCGAGATCGTGGAGGGCTGACATAGCCTCTCCGTAATAGCTCTTTGAAACTACGAGCCTTATACGCTCCATCTTCGACGGCTTTAGCATCTATACACCGAATACCTCCTTTATGGTTTCCTCAAGCGCATCCATAGCATCCTTCTTTCCAAGGCCCTTGAGCTTTGCGGTTCTCGCCTTGTAATCTTCGATTATCTTGGCCGCCTTCTCCTCGGCCTCCTTTCTTGCAGCCTCGACAATTTCGTCGTACCTTTTGTCTGCCTGTTTCCTTCCATCGCCTCTTATGGCATCTGCCTTGGCCTTCGCGTCTGATATAATCTTAGCCGCCTTCTCTTTGGCTTCATCAGAAAGCTTGACGGCATCGGCTTCCTCCTTCTTTATCTTTTCAAGCGTTTCAATATCGCTCATTTTATGACCTCGATAAAAATGAATGCAATGAAAGCGAGTGCGGCCATGAGGTTCAGCACCATCGTAATAGACATTATCTTTGCGAATTTCCTGGCCTGCGCGTTCATGCCGTCTCCGCCGGCCTTCGCCACCTTCATGGTCCAAGGCCTTTTTATCATGTAGTAAGTTTTCAAATATTTGCTATCCATTCAGCTTTCCCTTTATAAACTTCAAAGATACCGTCTGCTCGCGCTCCCTGTCATCAAGCCTGTCCTTTATGTAGGCTGCCTTGCTCCTGAGGTTAGGTATTACAACGTTTTCTATCGCGTTTGCCCTCCTGTTCAGCTTCTCTATCTCGTAAAGAAGCTTCCTGAGCGAGTTCTCCTTTTCCGCTATCTCTATCAGCATCTCAAAAAGCCTTGTGTAGTTCCTCTTGGCGTCTTCCACCGGTGTCGGCACGGATATAAGCTCGTATGCGACTGATTTCCTTGCGCTTTCCATAACCTCTATGTTCGGTATCCTTACGCCCATTACGTTTTTGGCCTCAACGCCTGCGCTAGCCTGCTCCTGCTCCGCAGCTATGCGCTCAAGCTCCATGCGCCCTGACACTATTTCAGCGATCTTCGTGCTCTCCATGGCATTGCCAACCATGCCGCGCAGGTTGCCCCTGAGCAGCGCTATCTCCCTGGCCAGCTTGAAGAACTCGAGCACTAGGCTGGACCTTTTCATCTTCAGCAGGTTAAGCCCTTTCACAGAAACCTTTATGCGCGCCTTGGTCCTTATAAGCTCTATCCTTGTGGTTTTTATATTACTTGCTGGCATTTGAACCTTCCCACTTGCCATATTTCTTTATGTACTCCGGCTTTACCCTTTTTATCTCGTTAATGTCAAGTCCGCCAAACAGCTCCCATCCAAGGTCCAGCGTCTTAGAGATCTCGCGGTCCTCGTAATACCCCTGGTTTACAAATCTGGATTCGAACATATCCGCGAAATTCAGGAACTTCTTGTCGTTGGCACTCAATGCCTCCTCTCCGACTATCTCTGTAAGGTTCCTCAGGTCCTTGCCTCTGGAATATGCTGCGTAAAGCTGGTCAGCAACTCCCCTGTGGTCCTCCCTGGTGCTCGATTTTCCTATGCCTTGGTTCATGAGCCTGGAAAGTGAAAGGAGCACGTCAACGTTCGGATACACTCCCTTCCTGTTCAGCTCCCTGCTGAGCACGATCTGCCCCTCTGTTATGTATCCGGTAAGGTCTGGTATGGGGTGCGTTATGTCATCTCCGGGCATTGTAAGTATGGGGAGCTGCGTTATCGATCCCTTCCTGTTGTTTATCTTTCCAGCCCTTTCATATATCGTCGAGAGGTCGGTATACATGTATCCGGGATATCCTCTCCTTCCCGGGACTTCTTCCCTTGCGGCCGAGATTTCCCTCAAAGATTCGCAGTAGTTGGTCATATCCGTCAATATTACCAGCACGTGCATGTTCTGCGAATAGGCAAGGTATTCTGCCGTGGTAAGCGCCAGCCTGGGCAGTATTATTCTCTCCATGGACGGCTCCGAAGATATGTTTAGGAACATGACAGACTTCTCAAGTGCGCCAGTTTCCTCGAACTCCCTCTTGAAAAAGTTCGCTTCCTCGCTGTTTATTCCTATGCCGCCGAACACTATGCTGAAGCCTTCCGAGCTGCTGAGTATCTTGGCCTGCCTGGCAATCTGCGCCGCTAGCCTGTTGTGCGGAAGTCCCGAAGCCGAGAATATAGGTAGTTTCTGCCCTCTCACGAGCGTGTTCATGCCGTCGATGGTCGATATTCCAGTCTCTATGAATTCGGACGGCTCCTCCCTTGAATAAGGGTTTATAGGGCTTCCGTTTATGTCGAGCTCCTCGTTGCTGTATATCGGGGGCCCGTTGTCCCTGGGCCTTCCCATGCCGTCAAATATGCGGCCAAGCATATCGGTGCTTACACTGAGGTGCGAAGTCCTGCCCATGAACCTGACGCGCGTCTTCTCAAGATTCATGCCTCTTGTCTCTCCAAAGGACTGTACTATCGACAGGCCGTTTCTGGTGTCAAGGACCTGCCCGGTTATGCTGCTGCCGTCCTCCATCCTTATTTCTGCAAGCTCGCCGTAGGCTGCATCCTTTATGCCCTCCACGAAAAGCAAAACGCTAGTTACCCTGTTTATCGTCTTATAATATACGTCGCTCATGGTTTCACCATCCTATTTTACTGCGGGCTGCATGCCCTTTATCTTTGCTATGGAATCCATCACGTCCTTGTAGTAAGCGTCTATATCGCCGTCCTTGACGTACTTCATGCGGGCGATTTTTTGCCTAACGTCAAGCTTGGAAAGCTGCTCTAAGGTCACGCCCCTTTCCAGGCTCTTGGCCTGCTCCGCAGCCAGCTCCATTATCGAGCTGAGCATCAGGTATTGCTTGTGCATTGATGTGTATGTGTCAACATCGTCGAAAGCGCTCTGCTGCAGGTAGTCTTCTCTTATGCTTTTGGCAACGTCTAGCGTCAGTTTGTCTGCTTCCGGAAGTGCGTCGTATCCGACAAGCTGCACGATTTCGTTTATTTCGGCCTCCTTCTGCAGCGTCTGCATGGCGCGCAAGTAAAGTTCGGGCCAGTCCTTGCTGACGTTTTCCACATACCACTTTTTCATGTCCTCAAAGTACAGCGAATAGCTGTTCAGCCAGTTTATCGAGGGAAAGTGTTTGCTGTTGGCCAGCGCGGCGTCCAGAGCCCAAAAGACTCTTGTTACCCTGAGCGTGTTCTGCGATACCGGCTCTGATATGTCCCCTCCCGGCGGCGAGACCGCGCCTATGGCTGTGACAGAGCCTACGCCCCCCGCCAATATGTGAACTCTGCCTGCCCTCTCATAGAACTCTGCTATCTTCCTGCCAAGATACGCAGGATAGCCTTCTTCTCCAGGCATCTCCTCCAGCCTTCCGGAAATCTCCCTGAGGGCCTCGGCCCACCTCGATGTGCTGTCCGCCATAAGCGCAACGCTGTATCCCATATCCCTGTAGTACTCTGCGATTGTTATCCCGGTGTATATGCTCGCCTCCCTGGCTGCGACCGGCATGTTAGAGGTGTTTGCTATCAGTATCGTCCTGTCCATTATCGGTTTTCCGCTCTTAGGGTCTTTAAGCTCTGGGAACGTTGTAAGTATTTCGGTCATCTCGTTGCCGCGCTCACCGCAACCGACATAAACCACTATTTCGCTGTCGCTCCATTTTGCGAGCTGGTGCTGTATGACTGTCTTGCCGCTCCCGAAAGGCCCAGGCACTGCCGCAGTGCCGCCCTTTGCTACGGGAAACAGGGAGTCTATAACCCTCTGACCGGTGATCAACGGAATTTCCGGAGGCAGTTTGTCCTTTACCGGCCTCGGTATCCTGACCGGCCATTTTTGCATCAGCTTTATTTCAACGTCGCCGGATTCGGTGGAAAGCACTGCTACAGCCTCATCTACGGTGTAATCGCCCTCCTTTATGCTCTTTATCTTCCCGCTGAGCTTCGGCGGCACCATCACCCTGTGCCTTATAAGGCTGGTTTCGTCCAGCTCTCCAATTACAGTTCCCCCATTTGCTTCGTCGCCGGCCTTCAGCTTCGGAACGAAATGCCATTTCTTTTTAAGGTCCAGCGGCGGCACGTTTATTCCTCTAGCTATAAAGTCCCCGGTCATCTCCTTTATCTTGTCAAGAGGCCTCTGTATGCCGTCATATATGGAGCCAAGTAGTCCAGGTCCAAGGTCCACAGAGAGCTGCGTCCCGGTGTTCTCTACCGGCTCGCCAGGCTTCAATCCGCTGGTGTCCTCGTAAACCTGTATTATCGCCTTGTCTCCATCAAGCTTTATTATTTCCCCTACCAGCTTGGTTTCGCCTACTCTAACTACGTCATACATGTTCGGATCGTCAAGCCCCTGGGCGATGACGACCGGCCCAGAGATCCTGTATATTATTCCAGCCATATCAATCATTTCAATTTTTGAATGTCAACTCCCAATACCCTCTTTGCAAGTTTTTCTACAGATTCCTGCTCCTCGTTCTCCCCCGGCAGCGGTATAAAAACAACCAGCGGCTTTAGGCTTGTGTCTATCAGTTTCAGGCTGGCAGGTTGCAGGTGCGGCCTTATGCTTTCCGAAGCCATTATGAGGCCGTATCCCTTAGATTCTATGAGGCTGAACAGTCTCTCGACAGCACTGTCGTCCTTTTCCATAAAGACATCGCCTATGCCTATAAGCTTGAACCCAAGCACAAGTTCAGGTTCGCCTACGACCGCTATCTTTTCGAATTCCATTGCAAATCACGTGACGTGCTTCAGCACCATCATATTCTCGGTCCTTTCAATTCCTATATTATAATATCTATTAAGCCATATATTCCTTAGTTCGTCGCGCTCCAGTTCGCACCTTATTATGAAGTACACTATATAGTCGAGCGAAAGCGCAGCTCCTTCGAACGCCTTCAAGTACTTCCTGTAAAGCTCCCTCTTCATTGCCACTTCGAAATACGTCACGAAAGGGTCTTTCTTGTACGCCTCGAACGCCCAGTCTATCTTAAACGGCAGGTCCTGCCTGATATCGTCTATGCCCTTCGATGCCATGTCCGCAAGCTTCGAATCCGCAAGGTTTCCACCTGCTATAAATGCGGACTTGTCCGCCTTTATCCCGAACGCTATGGACTTTATGACTACCATGGCGTTCCTGATGTCTATCATGTCGCGTATGTATTCTATCATTAAGCCCTCGTCTCCGTTGTAGAACCTGAACGCCTTGAGGATTCTCTCGTAATAAAGTATGTCAAGCTGGAGCAGTATGCTTGATATATCCCCGCTTTTCTTCACTTCGTCGACATATCTAAGCAGCGACGCCCCATATCCAAATTTAACTATGCTGTTTATGACGCTTTCCATGTCTTTCTGCTCCATGATGTTCTTGTAGTCCTCCCTGCTTATGGCACCGCCGAATATGCCTACCGGTATATTGCCATGCACTGTAAGAAACTCGTCTGTCCTGTCAACATCATACCCAAGCTTTTTTGCGGATAATATTATCTTTATGTTCTCCACGTCCCATTTGCTTATGTACGCGTCTATTACATCCTTTGCCAGCGGCGGTATGGCCGAATAGGCGTATCTTATCGAGCGCATCATATGCGAGTTCAATACCGCTTCAACAAGGTCCGGGACCTTGTACCTGTTCGAAAGAAGGTCTATGTCCGCTCTGTATGAGGTCTTCGAAAGCATTCCGAGAAACTCGCTGGCATTCTTCTGCATGAGCTGCTCCATCATAGCATTGCCAATAAATTCGACGCCGAGCGCTCTGAGTTGGCCGTATTTGCCAACGTATGTAGCGTCCATATGGTTTACCTCTTTATCCTTTTCAGTATGTTGAAGGCAAGCCTGCCGCCGCTCCGCGCCAGTATGTCCTCCACCGTATACCGCAGCTCCATTCTTCCGTCCTTGGAATGCGCTATGAATCCTCCGCTAAAGCTGCCTTTAGCTTCTATCGCAGCAACCTTAGCCTTTTTGGCCATGGCCAGGTCCCTCTTCTGCACTTCAAAGACTGCATCCTTTCCAAGCTGCTCCTGCGCAGTGCCGAGCAGCTTCAAGAACAATTTTTTGTATGTGTCAGATGCGACAAAATCGCCAATGCTTGAAACGATGCCTGATTTTGCATTTTCAATCATGCCGTTTATCGCAGACTGGTACTGATTTCTGCCCTCTATCTCTGCCTTGGAGAGTGCCATTGCCATAATCTGCTTGGATTCCTCCTCGCCGCGCCTGGCAGCTTCGGCAACATAGCTTGCAGCATCGTCTTTCGCAGCCTTCAGCAATGCGCCTGCCTCGCTATTTGCATTGTCTAGGATGCCCTGCGCCTTCTGCTCCGCGCCGCTTTTGATGCCCTTTATGATATCTTCGAAAGTCATAGAAAACCTCCCGACCTAAAGAATCTGCAACAGCAGTATCAATCCGAGGACAAATCCTATTATCCAAAGGGTTTCCGGTATCACGAAGAAGAAAAGCACCTGGCCGAACTTCTCCGGCTTCTCCGCTATTATTCCCATCCCGGCAGCGCCAATGCCCTGCTGAGCCATTCCCGTGCCTATAAGCCCACCTGCTATTGCTATAGAGGCGGCAACCGCGTATAAAGGACTTACAGCTGAAACTACCATTTTCTTCACCAATAAAATAATCGCAAATTCTTTCCAACTAGCCGCTTTTCTTTGACAATAAGATTTGAATACGAATATTTTTATATCTGCTTTAAAAAGCTCGGAATAATCGCTATAGCGCGCCCTCCATTTTCAGCAACTTTATTTTTTTAAGCCTGCCAGACCTGCCTGTGCCATTGTAGTTGCCCGTCTCGCCATCGCTTCTTATCACCCTGTGGCAAGGTATAATAATTGGCAGCGGATTGTTTTTTAGTGCGGTGCCTACTGCTCTGTATGCTCTGGGCCTTCCTACCAGAGACGCTATCTGCTTGTAGGTCCTGGTCTCGCCCTTCGGTATTGACAGCGTAGCCTTCAAAACTGCAGTCTGGAATTCCGTAAGCCCGTAGCCTTCAAGCGTTGCAAGTATCTGCCTATTGCTACTGCGACGCAGCTTATTTTCGCGCATAAGACTTTATTGTCAAGAAAAATCTAATTACCTTTTTCTTGCTCCCGCACGCCACGAAGGCAGAAAAGTTAATAGTCAAACCCCACCAAAGCCGTTAAATACCGTTAATCTAATCTATACTTGGTAATTTAATGGCCTACAAGGAAAAGCCGCTTGAAGAATATCATAAGGTAACCTACAAAGGCGAAGAATTCTACCTATGCAAGCATATTACTGGCAATGATTTTTCCAGGCTTGCAAAAATCGTCGATAAGAGGACAATGCATAAGCTTGTAAACAAGAAAAGTTTCTATGTATGGCTTCCAGACGCCAAGACAGATTTTGATACCCAAATCGCACTGGCAAAGGACGAGTTCGGGATATATTTTTCATATCCTCAAACTTACAAAGAACTGCTGCTTTCATGGGATACCCCAATAGAGAATCGCGGTCTTCCTGCAGATTTGGAAAAGTACAAACGCATATTAAGGAAGTCCGAAAGCAAATCTACGGAAGACAAAATCGGCGGAGGAAATTTCTATAAAGAGCCTCCGACTGACTCAAGACCCGCATGATGGACTAACCTGATCCCGGCCCGTGCGGCTTGCTGTAAGCCAAACACATCGCCATCCACATAGCAAAATATTTAAATTCTGGTTCGCATTCTAATATGGTGTGTCAGTGACCGAGTCAAATCAGAATCTAAGCCAGAAAAGCGAATGCCTATTCTGCAAGCTCGGATCGGGAGAGCTGCCTTCGTATAAAATTTACGAAGATGAAAACTATTTTGCAATTCTTGACATATACCCTAACATAACCGGTCAGGCCCTAGTAATACCGTTCAAGCATGTTTCAAGCTATGTTTTCGACTTGGAAGATAGGGAACTGGAGAAGTTCGCCATTGTAACAAAAAAGGTAGCAAGAATACTGGAAAGATCCTTGGACAAC
It encodes:
- a CDS encoding methylated-DNA--protein-cysteine methyltransferase encodes the protein MRENKLRRSSNRQILATLEGYGLTEFQTAVLKATLSIPKGETRTYKQIASLVGRPRAYRAVGTALKNNPLPIIIPCHRVIRSDGETGNYNGTGRSGRLKKIKLLKMEGAL
- a CDS encoding Vacuolar H+transporting two-sector ATPase F subunit, which codes for MEFEKIAVVGEPELVLGFKLIGIGDVFMEKDDSAVERLFSLIESKGYGLIMASESIRPHLQPASLKLIDTSLKPLVVFIPLPGENEEQESVEKLAKRVLGVDIQKLK
- a CDS encoding H+transporting two-sector ATPase alpha/beta subunit central region — translated: MIDMAGIIYRISGPVVIAQGLDDPNMYDVVRVGETKLVGEIIKLDGDKAIIQVYEDTSGLKPGEPVENTGTQLSVDLGPGLLGSIYDGIQRPLDKIKEMTGDFIARGINVPPLDLKKKWHFVPKLKAGDEANGGTVIGELDETSLIRHRVMVPPKLSGKIKSIKEGDYTVDEAVAVLSTESGDVEIKLMQKWPVRIPRPVKDKLPPEIPLITGQRVIDSLFPVAKGGTAAVPGPFGSGKTVIQHQLAKWSDSEIVVYVGCGERGNEMTEILTTFPELKDPKSGKPIMDRTILIANTSNMPVAAREASIYTGITIAEYYRDMGYSVALMADSTSRWAEALREISGRLEEMPGEEGYPAYLGRKIAEFYERAGRVHILAGGVGSVTAIGAVSPPGGDISEPVSQNTLRVTRVFWALDAALANSKHFPSINWLNSYSLYFEDMKKWYVENVSKDWPELYLRAMQTLQKEAEINEIVQLVGYDALPEADKLTLDVAKSIREDYLQQSAFDDVDTYTSMHKQYLMLSSIMELAAEQAKSLERGVTLEQLSKLDVRQKIARMKYVKDGDIDAYYKDVMDSIAKIKGMQPAVK
- a CDS encoding H(+)-transporting two-sector ATPase, which codes for MDATYVGKYGQLRALGVEFIGNAMMEQLMQKNASEFLGMLSKTSYRADIDLLSNRYKVPDLVEAVLNSHMMRSIRYAYSAIPPLAKDVIDAYISKWDVENIKIILSAKKLGYDVDRTDEFLTVHGNIPVGIFGGAISREDYKNIMEQKDMESVINSIVKFGYGASLLRYVDEVKKSGDISSILLQLDILYYERILKAFRFYNGDEGLMIEYIRDMIDIRNAMVVIKSIAFGIKADKSAFIAGGNLADSKLADMASKGIDDIRQDLPFKIDWAFEAYKKDPFVTYFEVAMKRELYRKYLKAFEGAALSLDYIVYFIIRCELERDELRNIWLNRYYNIGIERTENMMVLKHVT
- a CDS encoding histidine triad (HIT) protein — its product is MTESNQNLSQKSECLFCKLGSGELPSYKIYEDENYFAILDIYPNITGQALVIPFKHVSSYVFDLEDRELEKFAIVTKKVARILERSLDNVRVHLVLEGTAINHLHAKLYPAIGMKNKNEHIYAEEFVYFPKYLGFVCTLLGPRANEDDLKELQKKILAANPDQSDLLGR
- a CDS encoding H+transporting two-sector ATPase C subunit, giving the protein MVVSAVSPLYAVAASIAIAGGLIGTGMAQQGIGAAGMGIIAEKPEKFGQVLFFFVIPETLWIIGFVLGLILLLQIL